A section of the Callithrix jacchus isolate 240 chromosome 14, calJac240_pri, whole genome shotgun sequence genome encodes:
- the RRM2 gene encoding ribonucleoside-diphosphate reductase subunit M2 isoform X4: protein MLSVRVPLAPITDPQQLQLSPLKGLSLVDKENTPPALNGTRVLASKTARRIFQEPAEPKTRAAAPGVEEEPLLRANPRRFVIFPIKYQDIWQMYKKAEASFWTAEEVDLSKDIRHWESLKPEERYFISHVLAFFAASDGIVNENLVERFSQEVQITEARCFYGFQIAMENIHSEMYSLLIDTYIKDPSEREFLFNAIETMPCVKKKADWALRWIGDKEATYGERVVAFAAVEGIFFSGSFASIFWLKKRGLMPGLTFSNELISRDEGLHCDFACLMFKHLVHKPSEERVREIILNAVRIEQEFLTEALPVKLIGMNCTLMKQYIEFVADRLMLELGFSKEKKRKSYQQYQGKQQSKVGTVLSNPHGNSLLPPSPLAYR from the exons ATGCTCTCCGTCCGCGTCCCGCTCGCGCCCATCACGGACCCGCAGCAGCTGCAGCTCTCGCCGCTGAAGGGGCTCAGCCTGGTCGACAAGGAGAACACG CCCCCGGCCCTGAACGGGACCCGGGTCCTGGCCAGCAAGACCGCGAGGAGGATCTTCCAGGAGCCGGCGGAGCCG AAAACTCGAGCAGCCGCCCCCGGCGTGGAGGAGGAGCCGCTGCTGAGAGCAAACCCGCGCCGCTTTGTCATCTTCCCCATCAAGTACCAGGACATCTGGCAGATGTATAAGAAGGCGGAGGCCTCCTTCTGGACCGCCGAGGAG GTGGACCTGTCCAAGGACATTCGGCACTGGGAGTCCCTGAAGCCCGAGGAGAGATACTTCATATCCCACGTTCTGGCTTTCTTCGCAGCGAGCGACGGCATAGTGAATGAAAACCTG GTGGAGCGATTTAGCCAAGAAGTTCAGATCACAGAAGCCCGCTGTTTCTATGGCTTCCAAATTGCCATGGAAAACATTCATTCTGAAATGTATAGTCTCCTTATTGACACTTACATAAAAGATCCCAGCGAAAG GGAATTTCTCTTCAATGCCATTGAAACGATGCCTTGTGTCAAGAAGAAGGCAGATTGGGCCTTGCGCTGGATTGGGGACAAAGAGGCTACCTATG GTGAACGCGTCGTAGCCTTTGCTGCAGTGGAAGGCATCTTCTTTTCTGGTTCTTTTGCATCCATATTCTGGCTCAAGAAACGAGGACTGATGCCTGGCCTCACATTTTCTAATGAACTTATTAGCAGAGATGAG GGTTTACACTGTGATTTTGCTTGCCTGATGTTCAAACACCTAGTACACAAACCATCAGAGGAGAGAGTAAGAGAAATAATTCTCAATGCTGTTCGGATAGAACAG GAGTTCCTCACTGAGGCCTTGCCTGTGAAGCTCATTGGGATGAATTGCACTCTAATGAAGCAATACATTGAGTTTGTAGCAGACAGACTTATGCTGGAACTGGGTTTTAGCAAG gaaaaaaagaggaaaagctaTCAGCAATACCAAGGGAAACAGCAGTCTAAGGTTGGCACAGTTCTCAGTAACCCTCACGGCAATTCTCTGCTCCCTCCCTCACCTCTTGCCTACCGTTAA
- the RRM2 gene encoding ribonucleoside-diphosphate reductase subunit M2 isoform X3: MLSVRVPLAPITDPQQLQLSPLKGLSLVDKENTPPALNGTRVLASKTARRIFQEPAEPQKTRAAAPGVEEEPLLRANPRRFVIFPIKYQDIWQMYKKAEASFWTAEEVDLSKDIRHWESLKPEERYFISHVLAFFAASDGIVNENLVERFSQEVQITEARCFYGFQIAMENIHSEMYSLLIDTYIKDPSEREFLFNAIETMPCVKKKADWALRWIGDKEATYGERVVAFAAVEGIFFSGSFASIFWLKKRGLMPGLTFSNELISRDEGLHCDFACLMFKHLVHKPSEERVREIILNAVRIEQEFLTEALPVKLIGMNCTLMKQYIEFVADRLMLELGFSKEKKRKSYQQYQGKQQSKVGTVLSNPHGNSLLPPSPLAYR, translated from the exons ATGCTCTCCGTCCGCGTCCCGCTCGCGCCCATCACGGACCCGCAGCAGCTGCAGCTCTCGCCGCTGAAGGGGCTCAGCCTGGTCGACAAGGAGAACACG CCCCCGGCCCTGAACGGGACCCGGGTCCTGGCCAGCAAGACCGCGAGGAGGATCTTCCAGGAGCCGGCGGAGCCG CAGAAAACTCGAGCAGCCGCCCCCGGCGTGGAGGAGGAGCCGCTGCTGAGAGCAAACCCGCGCCGCTTTGTCATCTTCCCCATCAAGTACCAGGACATCTGGCAGATGTATAAGAAGGCGGAGGCCTCCTTCTGGACCGCCGAGGAG GTGGACCTGTCCAAGGACATTCGGCACTGGGAGTCCCTGAAGCCCGAGGAGAGATACTTCATATCCCACGTTCTGGCTTTCTTCGCAGCGAGCGACGGCATAGTGAATGAAAACCTG GTGGAGCGATTTAGCCAAGAAGTTCAGATCACAGAAGCCCGCTGTTTCTATGGCTTCCAAATTGCCATGGAAAACATTCATTCTGAAATGTATAGTCTCCTTATTGACACTTACATAAAAGATCCCAGCGAAAG GGAATTTCTCTTCAATGCCATTGAAACGATGCCTTGTGTCAAGAAGAAGGCAGATTGGGCCTTGCGCTGGATTGGGGACAAAGAGGCTACCTATG GTGAACGCGTCGTAGCCTTTGCTGCAGTGGAAGGCATCTTCTTTTCTGGTTCTTTTGCATCCATATTCTGGCTCAAGAAACGAGGACTGATGCCTGGCCTCACATTTTCTAATGAACTTATTAGCAGAGATGAG GGTTTACACTGTGATTTTGCTTGCCTGATGTTCAAACACCTAGTACACAAACCATCAGAGGAGAGAGTAAGAGAAATAATTCTCAATGCTGTTCGGATAGAACAG GAGTTCCTCACTGAGGCCTTGCCTGTGAAGCTCATTGGGATGAATTGCACTCTAATGAAGCAATACATTGAGTTTGTAGCAGACAGACTTATGCTGGAACTGGGTTTTAGCAAG gaaaaaaagaggaaaagctaTCAGCAATACCAAGGGAAACAGCAGTCTAAGGTTGGCACAGTTCTCAGTAACCCTCACGGCAATTCTCTGCTCCCTCCCTCACCTCTTGCCTACCGTTAA
- the RRM2 gene encoding ribonucleoside-diphosphate reductase subunit M2 isoform X2, producing the protein MLSVRVPLAPITDPQQLQLSPLKGLSLVDKENTPPALNGTRVLASKTARRIFQEPAEPKTRAAAPGVEEEPLLRANPRRFVIFPIKYQDIWQMYKKAEASFWTAEEVDLSKDIRHWESLKPEERYFISHVLAFFAASDGIVNENLVERFSQEVQITEARCFYGFQIAMENIHSEMYSLLIDTYIKDPSEREFLFNAIETMPCVKKKADWALRWIGDKEATYGERVVAFAAVEGIFFSGSFASIFWLKKRGLMPGLTFSNELISRDEGLHCDFACLMFKHLVHKPSEERVREIILNAVRIEQEFLTEALPVKLIGMNCTLMKQYIEFVADRLMLELGFSKVFRVENPFDFMENISLEGKTNFFEKRVGEYQRMGVMSSPTENSFTLDADF; encoded by the exons ATGCTCTCCGTCCGCGTCCCGCTCGCGCCCATCACGGACCCGCAGCAGCTGCAGCTCTCGCCGCTGAAGGGGCTCAGCCTGGTCGACAAGGAGAACACG CCCCCGGCCCTGAACGGGACCCGGGTCCTGGCCAGCAAGACCGCGAGGAGGATCTTCCAGGAGCCGGCGGAGCCG AAAACTCGAGCAGCCGCCCCCGGCGTGGAGGAGGAGCCGCTGCTGAGAGCAAACCCGCGCCGCTTTGTCATCTTCCCCATCAAGTACCAGGACATCTGGCAGATGTATAAGAAGGCGGAGGCCTCCTTCTGGACCGCCGAGGAG GTGGACCTGTCCAAGGACATTCGGCACTGGGAGTCCCTGAAGCCCGAGGAGAGATACTTCATATCCCACGTTCTGGCTTTCTTCGCAGCGAGCGACGGCATAGTGAATGAAAACCTG GTGGAGCGATTTAGCCAAGAAGTTCAGATCACAGAAGCCCGCTGTTTCTATGGCTTCCAAATTGCCATGGAAAACATTCATTCTGAAATGTATAGTCTCCTTATTGACACTTACATAAAAGATCCCAGCGAAAG GGAATTTCTCTTCAATGCCATTGAAACGATGCCTTGTGTCAAGAAGAAGGCAGATTGGGCCTTGCGCTGGATTGGGGACAAAGAGGCTACCTATG GTGAACGCGTCGTAGCCTTTGCTGCAGTGGAAGGCATCTTCTTTTCTGGTTCTTTTGCATCCATATTCTGGCTCAAGAAACGAGGACTGATGCCTGGCCTCACATTTTCTAATGAACTTATTAGCAGAGATGAG GGTTTACACTGTGATTTTGCTTGCCTGATGTTCAAACACCTAGTACACAAACCATCAGAGGAGAGAGTAAGAGAAATAATTCTCAATGCTGTTCGGATAGAACAG GAGTTCCTCACTGAGGCCTTGCCTGTGAAGCTCATTGGGATGAATTGCACTCTAATGAAGCAATACATTGAGTTTGTAGCAGACAGACTTATGCTGGAACTGGGTTTTAGCAAG GTTTTCAGAGTAGAGAATCCATTTGACTTTATGGAGAATATTTCACTGGAAGGAAAGACTAACTTCTTTGAGAAGAGAGTAGGCGAGTATCAGAGGATGGGAGTGATGTCAAGTCCAACAGAGAATTCTTTTACCTTGGATGCTGACTTCTAG
- the RRM2 gene encoding ribonucleoside-diphosphate reductase subunit M2 isoform X1 produces the protein MLSVRVPLAPITDPQQLQLSPLKGLSLVDKENTPPALNGTRVLASKTARRIFQEPAEPQKTRAAAPGVEEEPLLRANPRRFVIFPIKYQDIWQMYKKAEASFWTAEEVDLSKDIRHWESLKPEERYFISHVLAFFAASDGIVNENLVERFSQEVQITEARCFYGFQIAMENIHSEMYSLLIDTYIKDPSEREFLFNAIETMPCVKKKADWALRWIGDKEATYGERVVAFAAVEGIFFSGSFASIFWLKKRGLMPGLTFSNELISRDEGLHCDFACLMFKHLVHKPSEERVREIILNAVRIEQEFLTEALPVKLIGMNCTLMKQYIEFVADRLMLELGFSKVFRVENPFDFMENISLEGKTNFFEKRVGEYQRMGVMSSPTENSFTLDADF, from the exons ATGCTCTCCGTCCGCGTCCCGCTCGCGCCCATCACGGACCCGCAGCAGCTGCAGCTCTCGCCGCTGAAGGGGCTCAGCCTGGTCGACAAGGAGAACACG CCCCCGGCCCTGAACGGGACCCGGGTCCTGGCCAGCAAGACCGCGAGGAGGATCTTCCAGGAGCCGGCGGAGCCG CAGAAAACTCGAGCAGCCGCCCCCGGCGTGGAGGAGGAGCCGCTGCTGAGAGCAAACCCGCGCCGCTTTGTCATCTTCCCCATCAAGTACCAGGACATCTGGCAGATGTATAAGAAGGCGGAGGCCTCCTTCTGGACCGCCGAGGAG GTGGACCTGTCCAAGGACATTCGGCACTGGGAGTCCCTGAAGCCCGAGGAGAGATACTTCATATCCCACGTTCTGGCTTTCTTCGCAGCGAGCGACGGCATAGTGAATGAAAACCTG GTGGAGCGATTTAGCCAAGAAGTTCAGATCACAGAAGCCCGCTGTTTCTATGGCTTCCAAATTGCCATGGAAAACATTCATTCTGAAATGTATAGTCTCCTTATTGACACTTACATAAAAGATCCCAGCGAAAG GGAATTTCTCTTCAATGCCATTGAAACGATGCCTTGTGTCAAGAAGAAGGCAGATTGGGCCTTGCGCTGGATTGGGGACAAAGAGGCTACCTATG GTGAACGCGTCGTAGCCTTTGCTGCAGTGGAAGGCATCTTCTTTTCTGGTTCTTTTGCATCCATATTCTGGCTCAAGAAACGAGGACTGATGCCTGGCCTCACATTTTCTAATGAACTTATTAGCAGAGATGAG GGTTTACACTGTGATTTTGCTTGCCTGATGTTCAAACACCTAGTACACAAACCATCAGAGGAGAGAGTAAGAGAAATAATTCTCAATGCTGTTCGGATAGAACAG GAGTTCCTCACTGAGGCCTTGCCTGTGAAGCTCATTGGGATGAATTGCACTCTAATGAAGCAATACATTGAGTTTGTAGCAGACAGACTTATGCTGGAACTGGGTTTTAGCAAG GTTTTCAGAGTAGAGAATCCATTTGACTTTATGGAGAATATTTCACTGGAAGGAAAGACTAACTTCTTTGAGAAGAGAGTAGGCGAGTATCAGAGGATGGGAGTGATGTCAAGTCCAACAGAGAATTCTTTTACCTTGGATGCTGACTTCTAG